One Epinephelus moara isolate mb chromosome 20, YSFRI_EMoa_1.0, whole genome shotgun sequence genomic window carries:
- the LOC126408247 gene encoding histone H2A, producing the protein MSGRGKTGGKARAKAKTRSSRAGLQFPVGRVHRLLRKGNYAERVGAGAPVYLAAVLEYLTAEILELAGNAARDNKKTRIIPRHLQLAVRNDEELNKLLGGVTIAQGGVLPNIQAVLLPKKTEKAAKSK; encoded by the coding sequence ATGAGTGGCCGCGGGAAAACCGGTGGAAAAGCCAGAGCCAAGGCAAAGACCCGCTCCTCCCGTGCTGGGCTCCAGTTCCCAGTCGGCCGTGTCCACAGGCTGCTGCGCAAAGGAAACTATGCGGAGCGTGTCGGTGCCGGCGCCCCCGTCTACCTGGCGGCTGTGCTGGAGTACCTGACCGCTGAGATCCTGGAGTTGGCTGGAAACGCTGCCCGCGACAACAAGAAGACCCGTATCATCCCCCGTCACCTGCAGCTGGCTGTCCGCAACGACGAGGAGCTCAACAAGCTGCTGGGCGGAGTGACCATCGCTCAGGGCGGCGTGCTGCCCAACATCCAGGCTGTTCTGCTGCCCAAGAAGACCGAGAAGGCCGCCAAGTCCAAGTAA
- the LOC126407568 gene encoding histone H2B 1/2-like, producing the protein MPETTVKAPKKGSKKAVSKGASKTGKKRRKTRRESYAIYVYKVLKQVHPDTGISSKAMGIMNSFVSDIFERIAGEASRLAHYNKRSTIT; encoded by the coding sequence ATGCCTGAAACCACCGTGAAAGCGCCCAAGAAGGGCTCAAAGAAAGCCGTCTCCAAGGGCGCCAGTAAGACCGgcaagaagaggagaaaaaccAGGAGGGAGAGCTACGCCATCTACGTGTACAAGGTGCTGAAGCAGGTTCACCCCGACACCGGTATCTCGTCCAAGGCCATGGGCATCATGAACTCATTTGTGAGCGACATCTTTGAGCGCATCGCCGGTGAGGCCTCCCGTCTGGCTCACTACAACAAGCGCTCTACCATCACT